The Nitrospirota bacterium genome contains a region encoding:
- a CDS encoding PKD domain-containing protein, whose amino-acid sequence MRLGLRYRFLILQAAAVWLIAPSVAAAFSITSPRSDAVLQAGQDVPVSVDIGSEIGLRRVQYLWFRQGEEPVATQQATPALVATEASTPPFGGILRVPVDAIGTLRLLAVGEVVRGRLEGREEFDEILVHVEPAAELSTIEFAVEKPWRLDTIGKIVDIPVVGQFADGVLRRIGGASAGSTYRSSDERVVRVFPEGLAQVVGNGRAAIAVANRGKVGTLDVVVDGNSEPNRAPIARAGPDLTVKSGATVVLNGIQSTDPDGDPLRYEWKQIRGHKVTLFNVDEAKATFVAPKVSRRRLLQFRLRVTDMTGPDTVKGADSFPSVVSVWVEP is encoded by the coding sequence ATGCGGCTCGGTCTTCGGTACAGGTTCCTGATCCTTCAGGCGGCGGCTGTCTGGCTCATCGCCCCTTCGGTCGCCGCGGCATTTTCGATCACCTCGCCCCGTTCCGATGCGGTGTTGCAGGCCGGGCAGGACGTGCCGGTCTCCGTCGATATCGGGTCCGAGATCGGCCTCCGCCGCGTACAGTACTTGTGGTTTCGTCAAGGAGAAGAGCCGGTCGCCACGCAGCAGGCGACTCCCGCCCTCGTGGCGACTGAGGCCTCGACTCCGCCGTTCGGCGGGATACTCCGCGTGCCCGTGGATGCAATCGGAACGTTGCGTCTTCTGGCAGTGGGCGAAGTGGTGCGTGGCCGGCTGGAGGGCCGGGAAGAGTTCGATGAAATCCTGGTGCACGTCGAGCCCGCCGCTGAGCTGTCGACCATCGAGTTCGCGGTGGAGAAACCTTGGCGACTGGATACGATCGGAAAAATAGTTGATATTCCCGTGGTCGGACAGTTCGCCGACGGGGTCCTGCGACGCATCGGAGGCGCGTCGGCCGGGAGCACATACCGTTCTTCGGATGAACGGGTGGTCCGGGTATTCCCGGAGGGTTTGGCCCAGGTCGTCGGAAACGGACGGGCCGCGATCGCGGTGGCCAATCGAGGCAAAGTCGGGACTCTGGATGTTGTGGTGGACGGCAACTCGGAGCCCAATCGAGCCCCCATCGCGCGAGCCGGCCCGGATTTGACGGTCAAATCCGGGGCGACCGTCGTGCTGAACGGCATACAGAGCACGGATCCGGACGGTGATCCGTTGCGTTACGAATGGAAGCAGATCCGCGGTCACAAGGTGACCCTCTTCAACGTGGACGAGGCAAAGGCGACGTTCGTGGCGCCGAAGGTCTCACGCAGGCGGCTGTTGCAGTTCAGGCTCAGAGTCACCGACATGACGGGACCCGATACCGTCAAAGGGGCCGACAGTTTTCCGTCCGTGGTCAGTGTGTGGGTAGAACCGTGA
- a CDS encoding alpha/beta hydrolase, which yields MGRLLFGVLAVAVSAMTVIRPPAHAFWLISLAVTEWGYWLILSLLLLWLPGWREKTTRLIGAFLGLVACGLLLNPVLQAVSLARHLPAQLTAAFGDVTVPEPKPAAPRPSALVLTELFTGVRTPEVLMRTVVYALKEGTELRMDVYHSSDSSPAPVVNGAVSAKAPCVVVLHGGSWQAGDRTEQSRFNAYLAARGSVVAAVDYRLAPQWRFPAARDDVADAISYLKTRAAEFGIDPDRFALVGRSAGGQLALLTAYASGDPAIKGVAALYAPTDLSYAYQNPGNPAVIDTRGLLRAYIGMSLDDAPALYEAASPLNAVVTKTVPTLLIHGQRDELVLPAQSARLAAKLAQTGSSHLYIRLPWATHGCDVNFNGPCGQISTYAIERFLAAVLR from the coding sequence ATGGGGCGACTCCTGTTCGGCGTCCTGGCCGTGGCGGTTTCTGCCATGACCGTGATCCGTCCTCCTGCTCACGCGTTTTGGTTGATCTCGCTCGCCGTGACCGAATGGGGCTATTGGTTAATTTTATCATTGCTCCTGCTCTGGCTTCCCGGTTGGCGAGAGAAGACGACTCGGCTGATCGGGGCGTTCCTGGGACTGGTGGCCTGCGGTTTACTGCTGAACCCGGTGCTGCAAGCCGTTTCTCTCGCCAGACACCTGCCGGCTCAGCTCACCGCCGCCTTCGGCGACGTGACAGTGCCGGAGCCGAAGCCGGCTGCTCCAAGGCCCTCTGCGTTGGTGCTGACCGAGCTGTTTACCGGTGTGCGAACTCCGGAAGTGCTCATGCGAACCGTCGTCTACGCGCTCAAGGAGGGGACTGAACTTCGGATGGATGTGTATCACTCCTCTGATTCCTCCCCGGCCCCGGTTGTCAACGGTGCCGTGTCGGCCAAGGCGCCCTGCGTTGTCGTCTTGCATGGCGGGTCCTGGCAGGCCGGTGATCGGACTGAACAGAGCCGTTTCAACGCCTACCTGGCTGCCCGTGGCTCTGTGGTCGCTGCAGTAGACTATCGGCTCGCCCCGCAGTGGCGGTTTCCTGCCGCCAGGGATGATGTCGCCGATGCGATCAGCTACCTCAAGACGCGTGCGGCTGAGTTCGGCATCGATCCGGACCGCTTCGCGCTGGTCGGCCGGTCGGCTGGAGGCCAACTGGCACTCTTGACGGCCTATGCCTCTGGAGATCCTGCGATCAAGGGCGTGGCGGCGTTGTATGCTCCGACCGATCTCTCATACGCCTATCAGAATCCCGGCAACCCGGCCGTCATCGATACTCGCGGACTCCTGAGGGCCTATATCGGCATGTCTCTTGACGACGCGCCCGCTTTGTATGAAGCTGCTTCCCCGTTGAATGCGGTCGTAACCAAGACGGTGCCCACCCTCTTGATTCATGGTCAGCGGGACGAGCTCGTCTTGCCGGCACAAAGCGCGCGGTTGGCCGCCAAGCTTGCGCAAACAGGCAGTTCCCATCTGTATATCCGACTGCCCTGGGCAACCCATGGCTGCGATGTCAATTTCAACGGTCCGTGCGGGCAGATCAGCACCTATGCGATTGAGCGATTCTTGGCCGCCGTCCTGCGATAA
- a CDS encoding cupredoxin domain-containing protein — protein sequence MRTLPLITIVTCALVLAAAWPGVAAAPQLHITIENGSPYFVPAKAVVSAGAPIRWDNPTPTHHTVTHNGCVEEGAVCAFDSGTMEPDGSYTIPSLPPGQYPYHCRVHPIMQGILTVVEHVPVSSQT from the coding sequence ATGAGAACGTTGCCATTGATCACCATAGTGACCTGTGCCCTGGTCCTTGCGGCCGCTTGGCCGGGTGTCGCCGCGGCGCCCCAGCTTCACATCACGATCGAGAACGGGTCCCCCTATTTTGTGCCGGCGAAAGCGGTGGTCTCGGCAGGCGCGCCGATCCGCTGGGATAATCCCACACCGACGCATCACACCGTCACCCACAACGGCTGCGTCGAAGAAGGGGCGGTGTGCGCGTTTGACTCCGGCACCATGGAACCTGACGGGAGCTACACGATTCCCAGCCTCCCACCAGGACAATATCCCTACCATTGCCGGGTCCACCCGATCATGCAGGGTATCCTCACGGTCGTCGAGCACGTACCCGTCTCTTCTCAGACCTAG
- a CDS encoding type II toxin-antitoxin system HicA family toxin, whose product MKVRELIALIEADGWFLVRTKGSHRQFHHRVKKGTVTVSGNPGVDVPPGTLNSALKQAGLKKQE is encoded by the coding sequence ATGAAGGTACGTGAACTGATCGCCTTGATCGAAGCCGATGGCTGGTTTCTTGTTCGAACGAAAGGCAGCCATCGTCAATTTCATCACCGAGTGAAGAAAGGGACGGTTACGGTGTCGGGAAACCCTGGCGTGGATGTACCGCCCGGAACACTGAACAGCGCGCTCAAGCAGGCGGGTCTCAAGAAGCAGGAGTGA
- a CDS encoding type II toxin-antitoxin system HicB family antitoxin, whose amino-acid sequence MRYLVIVEKGPTSYGAHVPDLPGCVAAGETREEVLDLIREAIELHLEDLKHEGQPIPPPSSTAEVVEVKAA is encoded by the coding sequence ATGCGATATCTTGTCATCGTTGAAAAAGGTCCTACGTCCTACGGAGCCCACGTCCCGGACCTTCCCGGCTGTGTCGCTGCCGGAGAAACGAGGGAGGAAGTACTGGACCTCATCCGTGAGGCCATTGAGCTCCATCTGGAAGATCTGAAACATGAAGGGCAGCCGATCCCGCCTCCCTCATCGACGGCCGAAGTGGTAGAAGTCAAAGCCGCATAA
- a CDS encoding SEC-C metal-binding domain-containing protein, producing the protein MEQRELDRLFAEITVKAQQVEQAAIAELQSLALEVGPERLFTTVMVMLTLVPPGSASDATHGTVSVKTELLAYHLLPLFGNPPKGPLTPQGVERTLELVEILLGSYIQGNSFREEQTEGSNLPLDLKALIRHVVIDTRVVRGSAYPEQTMQEISEVQGHFEEWFSSRAGIGPRRAIDLLLAILRAEEDLGNEWRFKLVDGRLSAEKAWKEARRTKKSQLKVEQQTLLSTAHSAQQAGFLGYAQTLANVPPDAVSVPRELTKLSPEPTLKEWEGLIALIGCTPQARKVMHDPVEVRHRPLFVLPGNRVLLGDISNAVDQLWRAFEDIARQDQAFYSGAYQQHRGRWLEDRLAVLVQRVFPAETIYRKLTYPDPDRGQGATAELDAAIHWLPFLVVIETKAAQFRFASQLGDLVRLRSDVKANVTDAFEQARRAARYIQSVPEAVFLENGTGRTLVVRRDEIQRTYLITVSLHHLARIATRLASIQGLGLFRDGQYPWAISVADLDLVTQFCPGPDAFLHYAERRLAIQREVVNIQADEIDLFGAYLKTRLQANRIWEREGMKKPDWVSLSGFQEPFDEVMAHRRGDRKDAPQLRLEIPQEVEDILQELRRHESDKDARWIAFSLLSLSDRALEIVARMFRDLRSQSLNADSFRRLTHTERDLAISIVATKGQAADALLRNTQSRTLLEKYRRKCTTSIGFGVVVSDPSKPFHCAAWAEWPWAYDPEMEKLIETEPAPTPAPGSKIPGRNDPCLCGSTKKFKKCCLPKMEASRRR; encoded by the coding sequence GTGGAACAAAGAGAATTGGATAGACTCTTTGCGGAAATTACAGTCAAGGCGCAACAAGTAGAACAGGCCGCCATAGCCGAACTTCAATCGCTCGCTCTCGAAGTAGGACCAGAGCGCCTTTTTACGACCGTCATGGTCATGCTCACGCTGGTCCCACCAGGGAGTGCCTCAGATGCAACGCACGGCACTGTTTCGGTCAAGACGGAACTGCTCGCCTACCATCTCCTTCCACTCTTCGGGAATCCTCCCAAAGGCCCTCTCACACCGCAAGGCGTAGAACGAACTCTGGAACTCGTCGAGATACTTCTCGGATCGTATATCCAAGGGAACAGTTTTCGGGAGGAGCAGACCGAAGGGAGCAACCTACCGCTTGACCTCAAGGCTCTCATCAGACATGTCGTGATCGATACAAGAGTTGTTCGTGGATCGGCCTATCCCGAGCAAACCATGCAAGAGATTTCCGAAGTTCAAGGCCACTTCGAGGAATGGTTTTCAAGCCGTGCCGGCATTGGTCCGCGCCGAGCAATTGATCTGCTCCTGGCCATCTTGCGTGCCGAAGAGGATCTCGGAAACGAATGGCGCTTCAAATTAGTGGATGGTCGTCTGTCGGCTGAAAAGGCCTGGAAGGAGGCACGGCGAACAAAGAAAAGCCAGCTGAAGGTCGAACAACAAACCCTCCTATCCACTGCCCACTCTGCCCAACAGGCAGGGTTTCTTGGCTATGCACAAACACTGGCCAATGTGCCTCCAGATGCGGTGTCTGTGCCCCGGGAACTTACCAAGTTGTCACCAGAACCCACCCTGAAAGAATGGGAAGGACTGATCGCCCTAATTGGCTGTACACCGCAAGCCAGAAAGGTGATGCACGATCCAGTGGAAGTGAGACACCGCCCGCTGTTCGTGCTGCCCGGTAATCGTGTCTTGCTTGGCGATATCTCGAATGCCGTGGATCAACTCTGGCGTGCATTCGAGGACATCGCTCGACAGGATCAGGCTTTCTACAGCGGTGCCTACCAACAACACAGAGGCCGGTGGCTTGAGGATAGACTTGCGGTTCTGGTTCAGCGCGTCTTCCCGGCCGAAACGATTTACCGAAAGCTGACCTACCCCGACCCCGACCGAGGCCAGGGGGCTACGGCAGAATTGGACGCAGCAATCCATTGGCTGCCCTTCCTGGTGGTGATTGAGACCAAGGCTGCGCAGTTCCGGTTTGCATCCCAACTCGGCGATCTGGTCCGTCTCAGGAGCGATGTGAAGGCAAACGTCACCGATGCCTTTGAACAGGCGAGACGCGCTGCCCGGTACATTCAGTCGGTCCCGGAGGCTGTTTTCCTCGAAAATGGTACAGGCAGGACTCTTGTCGTTCGGCGTGATGAGATCCAGCGCACATACCTGATCACGGTATCCCTCCACCATTTGGCTCGCATTGCAACACGATTGGCGTCGATTCAAGGGTTGGGACTCTTTAGAGACGGGCAATACCCGTGGGCCATCTCGGTTGCAGACCTTGACCTCGTGACTCAGTTTTGCCCTGGGCCGGACGCGTTCCTACATTATGCAGAGCGAAGACTGGCTATACAAAGAGAGGTGGTTAATATCCAGGCCGACGAGATAGATCTGTTCGGTGCCTATTTAAAGACCAGACTTCAGGCCAATCGGATATGGGAACGGGAAGGCATGAAGAAGCCTGATTGGGTAAGCCTTTCCGGCTTTCAGGAACCATTCGATGAGGTGATGGCTCACAGAAGAGGGGATCGTAAAGATGCGCCCCAGCTCCGCCTTGAAATTCCCCAAGAGGTGGAGGATATCCTTCAGGAACTCCGGAGGCATGAAAGCGATAAAGATGCACGCTGGATCGCATTTAGTCTCCTTTCCCTGTCTGATAGGGCGCTGGAGATTGTCGCAAGGATGTTCAGAGATTTACGGTCTCAATCACTCAATGCCGACTCATTCCGAAGGCTTACTCATACTGAACGCGATCTGGCCATTTCGATTGTTGCGACAAAAGGTCAAGCTGCAGACGCCCTCCTGCGGAACACTCAATCTCGCACCCTGTTGGAGAAGTACAGGAGAAAATGCACCACGAGCATAGGATTTGGAGTCGTAGTGTCTGATCCCTCGAAGCCGTTTCACTGTGCAGCATGGGCTGAATGGCCTTGGGCGTACGATCCTGAAATGGAGAAGTTGATCGAGACAGAACCGGCACCCACGCCGGCGCCGGGCAGTAAGATTCCCGGCAGAAATGATCCTTGTCTCTGCGGAAGTACGAAAAAGTTTAAGAAATGTTGTCTGCCGAAAATGGAAGCCTCTCGGCGAAGGTAA
- a CDS encoding phage integrase N-terminal SAM-like domain-containing protein has protein sequence MRLAARARHLSRHTEQAYSQWVRRFMIFHGPRPLADMAEPEIGQFLSSLASPSHVSALTNQSCKKP, from the coding sequence GTGCGTCTTGCCGCCCGCGCCCGACATCTGAGCCGCCACACCGAGCAGGCCTACAGTCAGTGGGTCAGGCGCTTCATGATCTTTCATGGCCCGCGGCCCTTGGCAGACATGGCCGAACCGGAAATCGGGCAGTTCCTCTCAAGCTTGGCGTCGCCGTCTCATGTGAGCGCCTTGACGAATCAGTCATGCAAAAAGCCATGA
- a CDS encoding type II toxin-antitoxin system HicA family toxin produces the protein MASFTYNDFRVVLKRAGFEKLRSEKHETWRKFLPNGSILRVRISHRHKRDIPKWLFHEMLRQAGLTLEEFRTLLDS, from the coding sequence ATGGCCTCGTTCACGTATAACGATTTCCGCGTTGTCCTCAAACGCGCAGGGTTCGAAAAACTCCGATCAGAAAAACACGAAACCTGGCGGAAGTTCCTGCCGAACGGCTCGATCCTGCGAGTCCGAATCAGCCACCGGCACAAACGAGACATTCCTAAGTGGCTGTTCCACGAAATGCTTCGACAAGCAGGGCTGACGCTCGAAGAATTTCGGACGTTGCTCGACTCTTAA
- a CDS encoding Ppx/GppA phosphatase family protein, whose amino-acid sequence MSATQPEYPDEKVLAGVDVGTLTCRLLIARVSEAGRLTELRSDRRILRLGEGVDRARTLRPEAITRVIQTLREWKQVIDTYPVERTIAVATSAVRDAVNRDEFLHRVKRDIGWEVELISGEEEARRTMLGIRSGLPADVSTMLALDIGGGSTEFIFDRPGSAPFVRSIDLGVVRLTERFFHHDPPAADEVQAARALIRKETETVQAQLGDLAGITFVGTAGTITTLAAMAQRLPAYEPARIHNYRLNLATIRDLEQELLRRTKTQRRGLPGLERGREDVIVAGALILSTVMETLGQSDCLVSDLGLREGVLIDLARRMGDR is encoded by the coding sequence GTGAGCGCGACGCAACCCGAATATCCGGACGAAAAAGTGTTGGCGGGGGTCGATGTCGGAACCTTGACGTGCCGGCTGCTGATCGCCCGGGTGTCCGAGGCAGGACGACTGACCGAGTTGCGCTCGGACCGGCGCATCCTGCGGCTGGGCGAAGGCGTCGATCGCGCGCGTACGCTGCGTCCTGAAGCGATAACCCGCGTCATTCAGACCTTGCGAGAATGGAAGCAGGTGATCGACACCTATCCGGTCGAACGGACCATCGCCGTGGCGACCAGCGCCGTCCGCGACGCGGTCAATCGCGACGAGTTTCTGCATCGGGTGAAGCGGGACATCGGCTGGGAAGTGGAGCTGATCAGCGGGGAAGAAGAAGCGCGGCGGACGATGCTCGGGATCCGGTCGGGACTGCCGGCCGATGTCTCCACGATGCTCGCGCTGGACATCGGCGGCGGCAGCACGGAGTTCATCTTCGATCGTCCAGGCTCGGCTCCGTTCGTCCGCTCGATCGATCTCGGCGTCGTCCGTCTGACGGAGCGCTTTTTTCATCATGATCCGCCGGCGGCGGACGAAGTACAAGCGGCGCGAGCGCTGATCCGCAAAGAAACGGAGACGGTGCAGGCTCAGCTCGGCGATCTGGCAGGCATCACCTTCGTCGGAACCGCCGGCACGATCACGACCTTGGCTGCGATGGCCCAGCGCCTGCCGGCCTACGAACCGGCGCGGATTCACAATTACCGGCTGAACTTAGCAACAATCCGAGATCTGGAGCAGGAGTTGTTGCGCCGGACCAAGACGCAGCGTCGGGGACTGCCTGGTCTGGAGCGCGGCCGCGAAGACGTCATCGTCGCCGGAGCGTTGATCCTGAGCACGGTGATGGAGACATTGGGCCAGTCGGACTGTCTGGTCAGCGATCTGGGATTGCGCGAAGGGGTGTTGATCGATCTGGCGAGGCGGATGGGAGACCGGTAA
- the recG gene encoding ATP-dependent DNA helicase RecG: MPASPAATGANQTDRLRDIVHRLARPIEFASRDAYAHLATVKNLGQFVSAQVVQALAEAVYSPQVEGELLVLRQLFADFHAGLSPAEQKRRVEQARAIIERLAKAEAMGERREARETSTRMEGETRASREGARPHANLTRCTRKRTGYPEGALTPSGSSAAIELWNLPIRFAKGVGPKRTTALERLGVKTVEEALWFLPWRYEDRSVITPIERLRPGLRATVCGTVTARSLKRIPHRRMSVLDVTFADSTGRLHAIFFNQAYLEELLAPGVRVMMAGRVQVGRKSWADLRLDVDQYELLEEGDAPLHVGRIVPIYHETKGWTSRHMRVLVKSLLDQHAAAMPDILPEPVRLRLKLPRMAAAIQEVHFPRPGTDLEALERGTTPAHRRLAFEELFVLQLALGSRQRSVKEEVKGIRFDVRTPLLGRLRTVLPFTLTAAQERVIADIRRDMASPRPMNRLIQGDVGCGKTVVALHALVTACGSGYQAALMAPTEILAEQHYLTLRGLLRELGLTPVLLKSGGRTKARTAALQQIASGEAQVVIGTHALIQKEVRFANLGLAVIDEQHKFGVLQRKTLLDKGYHPDVLVLTATPIPRTLAMTVYGDLDVSVIDALPPGRKPIRTWLFTESQRRRAYQILRDELKAGRQAYIVYPLVEESEKSDLQAAIQGMERLQAGEFRDARIGLLHGRLSTDEKERTMAAFKAGELHILVATTVIEVGVDVPNATVMVIEHAERFGLAQLHQLRGRVGRGGQQAYCLLITSGRPAAPSSEARRRLEALVKSNDGFVIAEEDLKIRGPGEFFGVRQWGAPEFRAASLIRDADLLQRAREEAFALLKQDPQLAKPEHRVLRATMLRRWQAKLELGSIS, translated from the coding sequence ATGCCCGCCTCTCCGGCCGCTACCGGCGCCAACCAAACCGATCGCCTTCGGGACATCGTGCATCGCCTCGCCCGCCCCATCGAGTTCGCGAGTCGGGATGCTTACGCCCATTTGGCCACGGTGAAAAATCTCGGCCAGTTCGTCTCGGCTCAGGTGGTGCAGGCCCTGGCCGAAGCGGTTTACTCGCCACAGGTGGAAGGAGAGTTGCTAGTGCTTCGCCAGTTGTTCGCCGATTTCCATGCGGGGTTGTCTCCGGCCGAACAGAAGCGTCGCGTGGAACAGGCGCGAGCGATCATCGAGCGGCTTGCGAAGGCGGAGGCAATGGGCGAGCGGCGCGAGGCCAGGGAGACAAGCACTCGCATGGAAGGCGAGACGCGCGCGTCACGCGAGGGAGCCAGACCCCACGCGAACCTCACCCGTTGCACCAGGAAGCGCACCGGGTACCCGGAAGGGGCTTTGACCCCCTCCGGCTCTTCGGCCGCGATCGAGTTGTGGAATCTGCCCATCCGGTTCGCCAAAGGCGTTGGGCCCAAACGGACCACGGCTTTGGAACGGCTCGGCGTCAAAACCGTGGAGGAAGCCCTGTGGTTCCTGCCGTGGCGGTATGAAGACCGATCCGTGATCACGCCGATCGAACGGCTCCGCCCCGGTCTGCGGGCGACCGTCTGCGGAACGGTCACGGCTCGTTCGCTGAAGCGCATTCCGCACCGCCGGATGAGCGTGCTCGATGTGACGTTCGCCGACTCGACCGGCCGACTCCACGCTATTTTCTTCAATCAGGCATATTTGGAAGAACTGCTCGCGCCCGGCGTCCGCGTGATGATGGCCGGGCGGGTCCAGGTCGGCCGGAAATCCTGGGCCGACCTGCGGCTGGACGTCGATCAATACGAATTGCTGGAGGAGGGTGACGCTCCGCTGCATGTCGGCCGGATCGTGCCGATCTATCATGAAACCAAGGGCTGGACGTCGCGGCACATGCGGGTGCTCGTCAAGTCGCTGCTGGACCAGCATGCGGCGGCGATGCCGGACATCCTCCCGGAGCCCGTTCGCCTCCGACTCAAGCTTCCTCGTATGGCGGCGGCGATCCAGGAGGTTCATTTTCCCCGTCCCGGGACCGATCTCGAGGCTTTGGAGCGCGGGACGACGCCGGCGCATCGGCGATTGGCGTTCGAAGAACTGTTTGTGCTCCAGTTGGCGCTCGGAAGCCGTCAACGATCGGTGAAGGAAGAGGTCAAGGGTATTCGGTTCGACGTCAGGACGCCGCTGCTCGGCCGCCTTCGCACCGTGCTTCCCTTCACCCTCACCGCGGCGCAGGAGCGGGTGATCGCCGACATCCGGCGGGATATGGCGTCGCCGCGTCCGATGAACCGGCTCATTCAGGGCGACGTCGGGTGTGGGAAGACCGTCGTGGCGTTGCACGCGCTGGTCACGGCCTGCGGCTCAGGCTATCAGGCGGCGTTGATGGCCCCGACGGAAATTCTGGCCGAGCAGCATTATCTCACTCTGCGCGGGTTGCTCCGGGAACTGGGTTTGACACCGGTGCTGCTGAAGAGCGGGGGGCGGACCAAGGCGCGGACGGCGGCGTTGCAACAGATCGCCTCCGGCGAAGCCCAGGTCGTCATCGGCACGCACGCGTTGATCCAGAAAGAGGTCCGGTTCGCGAACCTGGGCCTGGCGGTCATCGACGAGCAGCACAAGTTCGGCGTCCTGCAACGGAAGACCTTGCTGGACAAGGGCTATCATCCCGATGTGTTGGTGCTCACCGCGACGCCGATCCCCCGGACCCTCGCCATGACCGTGTACGGCGATCTCGACGTGTCGGTCATTGATGCCCTGCCGCCCGGCCGCAAGCCGATCCGTACCTGGCTGTTTACAGAGTCGCAGCGGCGGCGCGCGTATCAGATTCTTCGCGACGAACTCAAGGCCGGTCGCCAAGCGTACATTGTGTATCCGCTGGTCGAAGAGTCGGAGAAAAGCGATCTCCAGGCGGCCATTCAAGGGATGGAACGGCTGCAAGCGGGAGAATTCCGCGACGCCCGCATCGGGCTGTTGCACGGACGTCTGAGCACGGATGAAAAAGAGCGAACGATGGCGGCCTTCAAGGCCGGCGAACTTCACATCCTGGTGGCGACGACTGTCATTGAAGTGGGTGTGGATGTGCCGAACGCCACGGTGATGGTGATCGAGCATGCGGAGCGGTTCGGGCTGGCGCAGTTGCACCAGTTGCGCGGGCGGGTCGGGCGCGGGGGGCAGCAGGCGTATTGCCTCCTCATCACGTCAGGTCGTCCTGCCGCCCCCTCTTCGGAGGCGCGGCGTCGCCTGGAAGCGTTGGTGAAGTCCAACGATGGGTTCGTCATTGCAGAGGAAGATCTGAAGATTCGCGGTCCCGGGGAATTTTTCGGCGTGCGACAGTGGGGCGCGCCGGAGTTTCGGGCGGCAAGCTTGATCCGCGACGCGGACCTGCTGCAGCGGGCGAGAGAGGAAGCCTTTGCGTTGCTCAAGCAGGATCCGCAGTTGGCCAAGCCCGAGCATCGCGTGTTGCGAGCGACGATGTTGCGGCGATGGCAGGCGAAATTGGAATTGGGGTCGATTAGCTGA